CAGGTCTGGTTGCTTTTCGGGATATTATCAGTTACGTTGTTTAAGATTCGATCCTCTACAAACATCGAATTTTCCGTAACCAGCCTCCGGACAGTAATAGCCATTGTATCGTCTTCATCAAGAGCGACCATTTCTCCTTTTGAAACTCGGACAGTATTTTTGTTCAACGTCGTGAAAAGTCTTCGGGTTCTTTCCATTCCGTTCATATCTGTCCTATGAGCAATAAAGATTATTGACAACTCGTCTTCACCCAAGTGAGGAGCCTCTGCCACTGCTTCCTTAATTCCTATGAGTCGGTGTTGCCCATCCAGTGTGAATAATTCTTCTTCGCCGTTCAAGCTAAGAATTCCGATTCCAGCGACTACATCTTCAGGGATATCCTCAGAGTCGTATTGGCTATTACTCTCAAGATGGGTAATATCATACCAAGTGGGATCGCCTTCATAGACGGCTACAATCAGCGAATTAAAAAAACGTTGTTCATGTTTAAGGAGGTAATCTTTTATTTCCTTGCCACTTTTTCTTTTTATCTCTTGCTGTACCATTTCGCTCAAGGTTTTGCTTTGATAAATTTCCTCAGCAATCTTGACCCTTTCGGCAATATCCTTGAGTTTCATAAGTGTCGGGTAATATACCC
The nucleotide sequence above comes from Candidatus Poribacteria bacterium. Encoded proteins:
- a CDS encoding DGQHR domain-containing protein, whose product is MKKLYLPSLRGIIGDWVYYPTLMKLKDIAERVKIAEEIYQSKTLSEMVQQEIKRKSGKEIKDYLLKHEQRFFNSLIVAVYEGDPTWYDITHLESNSQYDSEDIPEDVVAGIGILSLNGEEELFTLDGQHRLIGIKEAVAEAPHLGEDELSIIFIAHRTDMNGMERTRRLFTTLNKNTVRVSKGEMVALDEDDTMAITVRRLVTENSMFVEDRILNNVTDNIPKSNQTCLTTIGNLYDLLSILFTKIYVISKKKTFNNRKDELTKVRQPNHILDEHYHNACDYFKRLTDSFLPLQEFVNTSDNSTVVKKYRHPEGGSVLFRPIGLQILTEIIAELVEKYPLSKCFKMISKLPTDLTQTPYNGVIWHPTQKKMLIKGKTLVKNLLLYMLNHFSRDVDKLRNDYAKAIGIEIEEVELPKKVL